The stretch of DNA GACCGACTCGCAGGGCCGGGTGGTCGACTTCAAGAACACCGTGATCATCATGACCACCAACCTCGGCACGCGGGACATCGCCAAGGGCATGATGACCGGCTTCCAGGCCGGCGGGGATCTGTCGACGTCCTACGAGCGGATGAAGACCAAGGTCAACGACGAGCTCAAGACGCACTTCCGTCCGGAGTTCCTCAACCGCGTCGACGACGTGGTCGTGTTCCCGCAGCTGTCGCAGCCGGAGATCTTCGCGATCGTCGACCTGATGGCAGCCAAGCTGGACGCCCGCCTGCGCGACAAGGACATGGGCATCGAGCTCACCCCGGCGGCCAAGAAGCTGCTGTCGGAGAAGGGCTACGACCCGGTGCTCGGGGCACGGCCGCTGCGCCGCGCCATCCAGCGGGACGTCGAAGACGCGCTGTCCGAGAAGATCCTGTTCGGCGAGCTGAAGTCCGGGCAGCTGGTGATCGTGGACGCCGAGGGCGAGGGTCTGCTCGGGGAGTTCACGTTCCGCGGGGTGCCGATCGGGGACCGGGGCAAGCAGCCGGTGGCCGTGGGCGCCTCGGTGGGGACGCCCAACTCCGGCATCGACGTGCCGCCGGCCCCGCCGGCGCCGTCGCTCGGCGACGGTGGGACCGGGCTGATGCCGGCCTGACGCACCACAGCGGTCCCGAGAGGGCCTCGTCCCGGTTCGCCGGGGCGGGGCCCTCTCGTCGTTCGCGGGCCGCGGGGCGCCGCGCGTGCCTGCGGCGCGCGCCTAGTGAGGTAGGACGATGGTCCCGGAGGGCCCGACGGCATCGGCGCAGGTGGCGCGATCGGCCGACCGGATGGTGACCCGGGGTCGTGCCGAGGGGCCCTGACGTGCCAGGATCGCCCGCTCGTGGAGCACAGTCGCGGTCAGTCCGCCCCCAGGAGCATCTTCCGGCGCACCTCTCCGGAGGACGCGCTCGCCGCGACGCACGACCCGCACCGGCAGCTGCGGCGGACGCTGACCCCCTGGGACCTGGCCGTGATGGGCGTCGCGGTGGCGGTCGGCGCCGGCATCTTCTCGGTCGGTGCGACGGCGGCGGCGAACTACGCAGGACCGGCCGTCATCGTCTCGTTCGTCGTGGCCGCCATCGTCTGCGGCCTGGCGATCATGTGCTACGCCGAGTTCGCGTCCTCGCTGCCCATCGCCGGGTCGGCGTACACGTTCTCCTACGCGACCATGGGCGAGGGTGTCGCCTGGGTGATCGGGTGGGACCTGATCCTCGAGATGCTGCTGGCCGCCGCCGTCATCGCCAAGTTCTGGGGCGTGTACGTCGGGGACGCGCTGGGGCTGTTCGGGCTGCACGTACCCATGTCGTTCCACGTCGGCGGTGTGAGCGTCGAGTGGGGTCCGGTGCTGGTGGTCGGCATCTTCACCACGCTGCTGGCGATCGGCACCCGCCTGTCCACCCGCGTGAACGCGGTGTTCACGGCGCTGAAGGTGGGCATCACGCTGTTCGTCGTCGTCGCCGGCTTCGCGTACGTCAAGGCGGCCAACTACCACCCGTTCGTGCCGCCGTCGCAGCCGTCCACGGCCGGCACCTCGGCGCTGCACCAGTCGCTGTTCGGCTGGCTGCTCGGCTGGGCCCCCGCCACGTACGGTGCCGCCGGCATCCTCTCCGGCGCGGCGCTGGTGTTCTTCGCGTTCATCGGCTTCGACGTCGTCGCGACCACCGCCGAGGAGACCAAGGACCCGCAGCGCACCATGCCGCGCGGCATGCTCGGTGGCCTCGCGGTGGTGACGGTGCTGTACATCCTCGTCAGCGTCGTGGTGACCGGCATGGTGCCGTACACGGAGCTGGCCAAGTCGGCCAGCCCGTCGCTGACCACGGCCTTCGTGCTGGTCGGTGCGACGTGGGCCGGCAAGGTCATCTCCGTCGGCATCGTGCTGGGCCTGACGTCGGTGGTGA from Cellulomonas sp. NTE-D12 encodes:
- a CDS encoding amino acid permease, with protein sequence MEHSRGQSAPRSIFRRTSPEDALAATHDPHRQLRRTLTPWDLAVMGVAVAVGAGIFSVGATAAANYAGPAVIVSFVVAAIVCGLAIMCYAEFASSLPIAGSAYTFSYATMGEGVAWVIGWDLILEMLLAAAVIAKFWGVYVGDALGLFGLHVPMSFHVGGVSVEWGPVLVVGIFTTLLAIGTRLSTRVNAVFTALKVGITLFVVVAGFAYVKAANYHPFVPPSQPSTAGTSALHQSLFGWLLGWAPATYGAAGILSGAALVFFAFIGFDVVATTAEETKDPQRTMPRGMLGGLAVVTVLYILVSVVVTGMVPYTELAKSASPSLTTAFVLVGATWAGKVISVGIVLGLTSVVMVLLLGLTRIVFAMSRDGLLPRGLSRTSPRFGTPARLQVGAGVVVALIAGLSQVHLLEEMINIGTLSAFVLVSFGVPVLRKLRPDLPRGFRVPWSPVLPWISGVACLWLMLNLTTLTWLRFAVWLAVGAVVYATYSYRHSRLGRGEVVQAREEDSLL